Proteins from a single region of Oncorhynchus kisutch isolate 150728-3 unplaced genomic scaffold, Okis_V2 scaffold1101, whole genome shotgun sequence:
- the LOC116364569 gene encoding short coiled-coil protein B isoform X2, translating to MNCHMDGDMENQVEMEEKTRLINQVLELQHTLEDLSARVDAVKEENLKLKSENQVLGQYIENLMSASSVFQTTDNKSKRK from the exons GAGACATGGAGAACCAGGTTGAGATGGAGGAGAAGACGAGGCTCATCAACCAGGTGCTGGAGCTACAACACACACTGGAAG ACCTGTCAGCACGTGTGGATGCGGTCAAAGAGGAGAACCTGAAGTTGAAGTCGGAGAACCAGGTTCTAGGCCAGTACATTGAGAACCTCATGTCGGCCTCCAGCGTGTTCCAAACCACCGACAACAAGAGCAAACGGAAGTAA